In the Ursus arctos isolate Adak ecotype North America unplaced genomic scaffold, UrsArc2.0 scaffold_19, whole genome shotgun sequence genome, one interval contains:
- the CTRL gene encoding chymotrypsin-like protease CTRL-1, translating to MPATMLLLSLTLSLVFLSSSWGCGIPAIKPVLSFSQRIVNGENAVPGSWPWQVSLQDRSGFHFCGGSLISQSWVVTAAHCNVSPGRHVVVLGEYDRSSNAEPLQVLFISKAITHPSWNPATLNNDLTLLKLASPAQYTNRISPVCLASPDEVLPAGLKCATTGWGRLSGVGNTTPARLQQVALPLVTVNQCRQYWGSRITDSMICAGGAGASSCQGDSGGPLVCQKGNTWVLIGIVSWGTSNCNVRQPAIYTRVSKFSAWINQVVAYN from the exons ATGCCTGCCACAATGCTGCTGCTCAGTCTGACCCTTAGCCTGGTCTTCCTCAGCTCCTCCTGGG GCTGCGGCATTCCTGCCATCAAGCCGGTACTGAGCTTCAGCCAGAGGATTGTCAACGGGGAGAACGCAGTGCCAGGCTCCTGGCCCTGGCAGGTGTCCCTGCAG GACAGAAGCGGCTTCCACTTCTGTGGGGGTTCCCTCATCAGCCAGTCCTGGGTGGTCACTGCTGCCCATTGCAATGTCAG CCCTGGCCGCCACGTTGTTGTCCTGGGCGAGTACGATCGATCATCCAATGCTGAGCCTTTGCAGGTTCTGTTCATATCAAAG GCCATCACGCACCCTTCCTGGAACCCCGCCACCCTAAATAATGACCTGACGCTACTGAAGCTCGCCTCCCCAGCCCAGTACACAAATCGCATCTCACCAGTCTGCCTGGCTTCCCCAGATGAGGTGCTGCCTGCAGGCCTCAAGTGCGCCACCACTGGCTGGGGACGCCTCAGCGGCGTGG GCAATACGACCCCAGCACGCTTACAGCAGGTGGCTCTGCCTCTGGTCACAGTGAATCAGTGCAGGCAGTACTGGGGCTCGCGCATCACTGATTCCATGATCTGTGCAGGCGGCGCAGGGGCTTCCTCCTGCCAG GGAGACTCCGGAGGCCCCCTCGTCTGCCAGAAGGGGAACACGTGGGTGCTTATTGGCATTGTCTCGTGGGGCACCAGCAATTGCAATGTACGCCAGCCTGCCATATACACTCGGGTTAGTAAGTTCAGCGCCTGGATCAACCAGGTCGTAGCCTACAACTAA
- the PSMB10 gene encoding proteasome subunit beta type-10, whose translation MKGASHALRKGESEREKRQTGQEGCLTENLALAFLPRRWSHVDSQPLDHPAHLEMLKPAFELRRGFSFENCQRNASLERVLPGLRIPQAHKTGTTIAGLVFRDGVILGADTRATNDSVVIDKSCEKIHFIAPKIYCCGAGVAADAEMTTRMAASNMELHSLSTGREPRVATVTRVLRQTLFRYRGHVGASLIVGGVDLTGPQLYSVHPHGSYSRLPFTALGSGQDAALAVLEDRFQPNMKLEAAQELLVEAITAGILGDLGSGGSVDACVIMGTGAKLLRTLSSPTKPIERPNQYRFAPGTTAVLSQTVKPLTLELLEETVQAMEVE comes from the exons ATGAAGGGGGCCAGCCACGCTCTGAGGAAAGGTGAAAGCGAAAGGGAGAAGCGTCAGACCGGCCAGGAAGGGTGCCTGACAGAGAACCTGGCTTTGGCCTTTCTCCCTCGGCGTTGGTCGCACGTAGACTCCCAACCCCTGGACCACCCTGCCCACCTTGAGATGCTGAAGCCGGCGTTTGAGCTCCGAAGGGGCTTCTCCTTCGAGAACTGCCAGAG AAATGCATCCTTAGAACGAGTCCTCCCGGGGCTCCGGATCCCTCAGGCACACAAGACCGGCACCACCATCGCGGGCCTTGTGTTCCGA gacGGGGTCATTCTGGGCGCGGATACGCGGGCCACCAACGATTCGGTTGTGATAGACAAGAGCTGCGAGAAGATCCACTTCATTGCCCCCAAAATCTA CTGCTGTGGGGCTGGAGTAGCCGCGGACGCCGAAATGACCACTCGGATGGCGGCGTCCAACATGGAGCTACATTCCCTGTCCACCGGCCGCGAGCCTCGCGTGGCCACGGTCACGCGCGTTCTCCGCCAGACCCTCTTCCG GTACCGGGGCCACGTGGGCGCGTCGCTGATAGTGGGCGGAGTAGACCTGACGGGACCGCAGCTCTACAGCGTGCACCCCCATGGCTCCTACAGCCGTCTGCCCTTCACAGCCCTGG GTTCCGGCCAGGACGCCGCCCTAGCGGTACTGGAGGATCGGTTCCAGCCGAACATGAAG CTGGAGGCCGCGCAGGAGCTGCTAGTGGAAGCCATTACTGCAGGGATCCTGGGTGACCTGGGCTCTGGGGGCAGTGTGGATGCATGTGTGATAATGGGGACCGGCGCCAAGCTTCTGAGAACATTAAGCTCACCGACAAAGCCCATAGAGAG gcccAACCAGTACCGCTTTGCCCCGGGAACCACAGCTGTCCTGTCCCAGACAGTGAAGCCACTGACCCTGGAGCTGCTGGAGGAAACGGTGCAGGCCATGGAGGTGGAGTGA
- the LCAT gene encoding phosphatidylcholine-sterol acyltransferase isoform X3 encodes MGPPGSPWQWGLLLLGLLLPPATPFWLFNVLFPPHTTPKAELNNHTRPVILVPGCLGNQLEAKLDKPDVVNWMCYRKTEDFFTIWLDLNMFLPVGVDCWIDNTRVVYNRSSGRVSNAPGVQIRVPGFGKTYSVEYLDNNKLAGYMHTLVQNLVNNGYVRDETVRAAPYDWRLEPSQQEEYYRKLAGLVEEMHAAYGKPVFLIGHSLGCLHLLYFLLRQPQAWKDHFIDGFISLGAPWGGSIKPMLVLASGDNQGIPIMSSIKLREEQRITTTSPWMFPSSEAWPEDHVFMSTPSFNYTGRDFQRFFADLHFEEGWYMWLQSRDLLAGLPAPGVEVYCLYGVGLPTPRTYIFDHGFPYTDPVGVLYEDGDDTVATRSTELCARWQSRQPQPVHLLPLHGTQHLNMVFSNQTLEHINAILLGTYRSSTPAPPAASPGPLPPK; translated from the exons ATGGGGCCGCCGGGCTCCCCATGGCAgtgggggctgctgctgctggggctgctgctcccccctgccaCCCCCTTCTGGCTTTTCAATGTGCTCTTCCCCCCGCACACCACGCCCAAGGCTGAGCTCAATAACCACACACGGCCCGTCATCCTCG TGCCTGGCTGCCTGGGGAATCAGCTAGAAGCCAAGCTGGATAAACCAGATGTGGTGAACTGGATGTGCTACCGCAAGACAGAGGACTTCTTCACCATCTGGCTGGATCTCAATATGTTCCTACCCGTTGGAGTGGACTGCTGGATTGATAACACCAG GGTTGTCTACAACCGCAGCTCTGGGCGCGTGTCCAATGCCCCTGGTGTACAGATCCGTGTCCCCGGCTTTGGGAAGACCTACTCTGTTGAGTACCTGGACAACAACAAGCTGGCAG GTTACATGCACACACTGGTGCAGAATCTGGTCAACAATGGGTATGTGCGGGACGAGACGGTGCGGGCCGCCCCCTACGACTGGCGGCTGGAGCCCA GCCAGCAGGAGGAATACTACCGGAAGCTTGCTGGGCTGGTGGAGGAGATGCATGCTGCCTACGGGAAGCCTGTCTTCCTCATTGGTCACAGCCTCGGTTGCCTGCACTTGCTCTATTTCTTGCTGCGCCAGCCCCAGGCCTGGAAGGACCACTTCATCGATGGATTCATCTCTCTTGGGGCTCCCTGGGGGGGCTCCATCAAGCCCATGTTGGTTTTGGCCTCAG GTGACAACCAGGGCATCCCGATCATGTCCAGCATCAAGTTGAGAGAGGAACAGCGTATAACAACGACCTCCCCCTGGATGTTTCCCTCCAGCGAGGCATGGCCTGAAGACCATGTGTTCATGTCCACACCCAGCTTCAACTACACAGGCCGTGACTTCCAGCGCTTCTTTGCAGACCTGCACTTTGAGGAAGGCTGGTACATGTGGCTACAGTCACGTGACCTACTGGCAGGACTCCCGGCACCTGGCGTGGAAGTCTACTGTCTGTATGGCGTGGGCCTGCCTACACCCCGCACCTACATCTTTGACCATGGCTTCCCCTACACAGACCCCGTGGGGGTGCTCTATGAGGACGGTGATGACACTGTGGCCACACGCAGCACTGAGCTCTGTGCCCGCTGGCAAAGCCGCCAGCCACAGCCTGTGCACCTGCTGCCTCTGCATGGGACACAGCATCTCAACATGGTCTTCAGCAACCAGACTTTGGAGCACATCAATGCCATCCTGCTGGGTACCTACCGAAGTAGCACCCCTGCACCTCCAGctgccagcccagggcccctgccccccaaatAA
- the LCAT gene encoding phosphatidylcholine-sterol acyltransferase isoform X1 — protein MGPPGSPWQWGLLLLGLLLPPATPFWLFNVLFPPHTTPKAELNNHTRPVILVPGCLGNQLEAKLDKPDVVNWMCYRKTEDFFTIWLDLNMFLPVGVDCWIDNTRVVYNRSSGRVSNAPGVQIRVPGFGKTYSVEYLDNNKLAGVFIGERAGCSRGRPTGAVARASDADAFPTGYMHTLVQNLVNNGYVRDETVRAAPYDWRLEPSQQEEYYRKLAGLVEEMHAAYGKPVFLIGHSLGCLHLLYFLLRQPQAWKDHFIDGFISLGAPWGGSIKPMLVLASGDNQGIPIMSSIKLREEQRITTTSPWMFPSSEAWPEDHVFMSTPSFNYTGRDFQRFFADLHFEEGWYMWLQSRDLLAGLPAPGVEVYCLYGVGLPTPRTYIFDHGFPYTDPVGVLYEDGDDTVATRSTELCARWQSRQPQPVHLLPLHGTQHLNMVFSNQTLEHINAILLGTYRSSTPAPPAASPGPLPPK, from the exons ATGGGGCCGCCGGGCTCCCCATGGCAgtgggggctgctgctgctggggctgctgctcccccctgccaCCCCCTTCTGGCTTTTCAATGTGCTCTTCCCCCCGCACACCACGCCCAAGGCTGAGCTCAATAACCACACACGGCCCGTCATCCTCG TGCCTGGCTGCCTGGGGAATCAGCTAGAAGCCAAGCTGGATAAACCAGATGTGGTGAACTGGATGTGCTACCGCAAGACAGAGGACTTCTTCACCATCTGGCTGGATCTCAATATGTTCCTACCCGTTGGAGTGGACTGCTGGATTGATAACACCAG GGTTGTCTACAACCGCAGCTCTGGGCGCGTGTCCAATGCCCCTGGTGTACAGATCCGTGTCCCCGGCTTTGGGAAGACCTACTCTGTTGAGTACCTGGACAACAACAAGCTGGCAGGTGTGTTTATTGGGGAAAGGGCGGGCTGCAGCCGTGGTCGGCCCACAGGAGCCGTGGCCAGAGCCTCCGATGCTGATGCCTTCCCCACAGGTTACATGCACACACTGGTGCAGAATCTGGTCAACAATGGGTATGTGCGGGACGAGACGGTGCGGGCCGCCCCCTACGACTGGCGGCTGGAGCCCA GCCAGCAGGAGGAATACTACCGGAAGCTTGCTGGGCTGGTGGAGGAGATGCATGCTGCCTACGGGAAGCCTGTCTTCCTCATTGGTCACAGCCTCGGTTGCCTGCACTTGCTCTATTTCTTGCTGCGCCAGCCCCAGGCCTGGAAGGACCACTTCATCGATGGATTCATCTCTCTTGGGGCTCCCTGGGGGGGCTCCATCAAGCCCATGTTGGTTTTGGCCTCAG GTGACAACCAGGGCATCCCGATCATGTCCAGCATCAAGTTGAGAGAGGAACAGCGTATAACAACGACCTCCCCCTGGATGTTTCCCTCCAGCGAGGCATGGCCTGAAGACCATGTGTTCATGTCCACACCCAGCTTCAACTACACAGGCCGTGACTTCCAGCGCTTCTTTGCAGACCTGCACTTTGAGGAAGGCTGGTACATGTGGCTACAGTCACGTGACCTACTGGCAGGACTCCCGGCACCTGGCGTGGAAGTCTACTGTCTGTATGGCGTGGGCCTGCCTACACCCCGCACCTACATCTTTGACCATGGCTTCCCCTACACAGACCCCGTGGGGGTGCTCTATGAGGACGGTGATGACACTGTGGCCACACGCAGCACTGAGCTCTGTGCCCGCTGGCAAAGCCGCCAGCCACAGCCTGTGCACCTGCTGCCTCTGCATGGGACACAGCATCTCAACATGGTCTTCAGCAACCAGACTTTGGAGCACATCAATGCCATCCTGCTGGGTACCTACCGAAGTAGCACCCCTGCACCTCCAGctgccagcccagggcccctgccccccaaatAA
- the LCAT gene encoding phosphatidylcholine-sterol acyltransferase isoform X2: MGPPGSPWQWGLLLLGLLLPPATPFWLFNVLFPPHTTPKAELNNHTRPVILVPTVPGCLGNQLEAKLDKPDVVNWMCYRKTEDFFTIWLDLNMFLPVGVDCWIDNTRVVYNRSSGRVSNAPGVQIRVPGFGKTYSVEYLDNNKLAGYMHTLVQNLVNNGYVRDETVRAAPYDWRLEPSQQEEYYRKLAGLVEEMHAAYGKPVFLIGHSLGCLHLLYFLLRQPQAWKDHFIDGFISLGAPWGGSIKPMLVLASGDNQGIPIMSSIKLREEQRITTTSPWMFPSSEAWPEDHVFMSTPSFNYTGRDFQRFFADLHFEEGWYMWLQSRDLLAGLPAPGVEVYCLYGVGLPTPRTYIFDHGFPYTDPVGVLYEDGDDTVATRSTELCARWQSRQPQPVHLLPLHGTQHLNMVFSNQTLEHINAILLGTYRSSTPAPPAASPGPLPPK, from the exons ATGGGGCCGCCGGGCTCCCCATGGCAgtgggggctgctgctgctggggctgctgctcccccctgccaCCCCCTTCTGGCTTTTCAATGTGCTCTTCCCCCCGCACACCACGCCCAAGGCTGAGCTCAATAACCACACACGGCCCGTCATCCTCG TGCCCACAGTGCCTGGCTGCCTGGGGAATCAGCTAGAAGCCAAGCTGGATAAACCAGATGTGGTGAACTGGATGTGCTACCGCAAGACAGAGGACTTCTTCACCATCTGGCTGGATCTCAATATGTTCCTACCCGTTGGAGTGGACTGCTGGATTGATAACACCAG GGTTGTCTACAACCGCAGCTCTGGGCGCGTGTCCAATGCCCCTGGTGTACAGATCCGTGTCCCCGGCTTTGGGAAGACCTACTCTGTTGAGTACCTGGACAACAACAAGCTGGCAG GTTACATGCACACACTGGTGCAGAATCTGGTCAACAATGGGTATGTGCGGGACGAGACGGTGCGGGCCGCCCCCTACGACTGGCGGCTGGAGCCCA GCCAGCAGGAGGAATACTACCGGAAGCTTGCTGGGCTGGTGGAGGAGATGCATGCTGCCTACGGGAAGCCTGTCTTCCTCATTGGTCACAGCCTCGGTTGCCTGCACTTGCTCTATTTCTTGCTGCGCCAGCCCCAGGCCTGGAAGGACCACTTCATCGATGGATTCATCTCTCTTGGGGCTCCCTGGGGGGGCTCCATCAAGCCCATGTTGGTTTTGGCCTCAG GTGACAACCAGGGCATCCCGATCATGTCCAGCATCAAGTTGAGAGAGGAACAGCGTATAACAACGACCTCCCCCTGGATGTTTCCCTCCAGCGAGGCATGGCCTGAAGACCATGTGTTCATGTCCACACCCAGCTTCAACTACACAGGCCGTGACTTCCAGCGCTTCTTTGCAGACCTGCACTTTGAGGAAGGCTGGTACATGTGGCTACAGTCACGTGACCTACTGGCAGGACTCCCGGCACCTGGCGTGGAAGTCTACTGTCTGTATGGCGTGGGCCTGCCTACACCCCGCACCTACATCTTTGACCATGGCTTCCCCTACACAGACCCCGTGGGGGTGCTCTATGAGGACGGTGATGACACTGTGGCCACACGCAGCACTGAGCTCTGTGCCCGCTGGCAAAGCCGCCAGCCACAGCCTGTGCACCTGCTGCCTCTGCATGGGACACAGCATCTCAACATGGTCTTCAGCAACCAGACTTTGGAGCACATCAATGCCATCCTGCTGGGTACCTACCGAAGTAGCACCCCTGCACCTCCAGctgccagcccagggcccctgccccccaaatAA